Part of the Paenarthrobacter sp. JL.01a genome is shown below.
CTGCCGGGAGAACGTCCGGCTGGGTGAGCTGGTTGTCGTAGTTGGGGACGAAGTCCACCACGTCTTCGTCGAGGTGGTCGGTCATCGTCAACGCCGGGGCGGCCAGGCGCGCCTCGGTATAACGCGGAGCGGCAGGGCCGTCGTCGAGCGAGCCAAAGTTGCCATGGCCATCAATGAGCGGCAGGCGCAGCGAGAAGTCCTGCGCCATGCGCACCATGGCGTCGTAGATCGCGGCATCGCCGTGGGGGTGGAGTTTACCCATGACCTCGCCCACCACGCGGGCACTCTTGACGTGCCCGCGGTCCGGCCGCAGGCCCATGTCCGACATCATGTACAGGATGCGGCGTTGAACAGGCTTGAGGCCGTCGCGTGCGTCCGGGAGGGCGCGGGAATAGATCACCGAGTAGGCGTACTCCAGGAAGGAGCCTTCCATCTCGGAAGTGACGTCAATGTCGACGATGTTCTCAGTGAAATCGCCAAGCGGTTCGGCTTTGCGTGCGGAAGTTTGGCTGCGGGCCATGGGGCAGGTGGATCCTCGAAAGTTGTACTGCGGATGTTTTAGCTAGGCTAAGCCTATGGTGGATCAGCCCGGCGTCGGCATTTATCCGGAATATTGGGAGGCCGATGTCGTCCTGCGCGACGGCGGAACCGCCCACCTGCGTCCCATTCGGCCCGAGGACGCCGATGCCCTGCAGGCCTTCCATGCGGGCCAGTCGCAGGCCTCCATCTACATGCGGTTCTTCTCGTTCAAACCGAGGCTGTCCGGGAAGGAAGTGCGCCGCTTCACGGAAGTGGACCACATCAACCGCGTAGCCTTCGTGATCACCATCGGCGGCGAAATCATGGGCATTGGCCGCTACGACCGCCTCGATGACCCCAGCGAAGCCGAGGTTGCCTTCAACATTTCCGACGCCCACCAAGGCCGGGGTATCGGTTCGATCCTCCTGGAACACCTGGCGGTCGCCGCACGGGAGAACGGCATCCGGCGCTTCACCGCCGAGGTCCTGCCGGACAACCGCAAGATGCTGATGGTCTTCGCGGACGCCGGGTACGACCTCAAACGGCAATTCGACGACGGCGTTGTGAGTGTCGAGTTCAACATTGACCCCACCGAAAAATCGCGGGCGGTCATGGAGTCCCGGGAGCACCGTGCGGAGGCGCGCAGCGTACGCGACCTCCTGTCGCCGTCGTCGGTGGCTGTCATTGGTGCCAGCCGCAACTGGGGAACGGTCGGCTACCAACTGCTTGAGCACATCATCGAAGGTGGTTTCAAGGGGCCCGTCTACGCCGTCAACCCTGAAGCCTTTGAGCTCGCCGGCATGATCTCGTTCTCAAAATTGTCCGAGATCCCCGGCCCGGTCCAGTTGGCGATCATCGCGGTGCCCTATGAAGAGGTGCCCAAGGTGGTGGACGATTGCGCGGCGGCCGGGGTCAAAGGCATCGTGGTGGCTACTGCGGGATTCGCCGACGACGGTGAGCGCGGTTTGGCGCGCCAGCACGAACTGGTGCGGCGGGCACGGGCCAACGGTATGCGCGTGATCGGTCCGGAGTCGCTCGGGATCCTGAACACGCACCCCGCGGTCTCCTTGAATGCTTCCATGGCACCGACCATGCCGCCGCGCGGGAGCCTGGGCCTGTTCAGCCAGTCCGCCGCCGTAGGTGTGGCGGTATATGCCGCCGCAAGCCGCCGCCGGCTGGGGTTGTCCTCCTTCCTGTCCGCAGGCAACCGCGCTGATGTCTCCGGCAACGACGTCATGCAGTACTGGGAGGACGACGCCGACACGTCCGCCGTCGGGCTCTATCTGGAGTCCATCGGCAACCCGCGCAAGTTCTCGCGGCTGGCGCGCCGGCTCTCGCGCAACAAGCCGGTCATTGTTGCCAAGTCGGACGTTACCGGCCTCACGCTGCCGCCCGGTCACGAGGTCCGGACCACCCAGGCGCCGTCCGCTGCCCTGGACGCCATGATGCGCCAGGCCGGTGTTATCCGGGTCGACACCATCGAACAGCTCATGGACATCGCCCAGATCGCCGCTTCCCAGGCGTTGCCCCAAGGCCCGGGACTGGCGGTGTACTCCAACTCGGTTGCCTTGGCCAAAGTGGTGGCCGACAGTGCGGTTCCGCTTGGCCTGGACGTCACCCGCCTGGTCACGGAGGTGGACCTCGACGCCGGAATGTCACTGGCGCTGCCGGCGCTGCGGGCCAGCCTGCAGGAAAGCCTTGCCGACGACTCCGTCCACGCCGTGGTCGCCGCCCTTCTCCCGGCCCGCGGCCTGACCGTGGAGGCTCTGGCAGGCGTCCTTGCCGAATGCGCCGCGGAGGCCGGGAAGCCCGTTATCGCGGCCTTCACGGGCATCCTCGATCCTTCTGTCCAGGTGGAGGGCATGGTGGGCGCTGCAGGGAAGCCGCCGCTGCCTTGCTACTCCAACGCCGGGGCGGCCGTAGCGGCACTGGCCGCCATTGTCCGTTATGCGCAGTGGCGGGACCGCGACCACGGACTTTTCGTCGAGCCTGAGGGCTGCGACCTGGAGGGCACCCGGGAGAGGCTGGCGGCCATGCTGGCCGGTGTCACCGGCGAAAAGATCAGAAAGCTCGACGCCGGTGCAGCTGCGGCATTGCTTGCAGGCTACGGCATCGCGGTACTGCCGAGCATCGGGTTCGGCAGTGATGAGGAAGCCATTGAAGCAGCTGAGGCCGTGGGGTGGCCGGTGGTGTTGAAGACCACCGATCCAGCCCTCCGGCACAGGCTGGACCTGGGTGGAGTGCGCCTGGACATCCAGGACGCCCAGTCCCTGCGGCAGAACATCGCGCAGATGCGCCGGGCACTGGAACCGTACGGCTCGCCGTCGCTGGAAATCCAGGCCATGGCGCCGGTGGGGCAGGCCTGCACTTTCCGTGCCATGGAGGATCCGCTCCTGGGTCCCGTGGTCTCGTTCGGTTTGGCCGGCGACGCCGTGAACCTCCTGGATGACTGGGCGCACAGGGTGCCGCCGCTCTCGGCTGCCGACCTGCACGATGTCATCCGGTCGCCACGGGCCTCGAGGAAGCTCTTTGGGTACCAGGGGCTCCCGGCCGTGGACGTGGCAGCCCTTGAGGACATTGCCGCCAGGCTTGCCAAGCTCAAGGATGACCACCCGGGAATCGCGTTGGTGGAGTTCAACCCGGTTCTTGCGGGGCCCGCAGGGGCCACGATCCTGGGGGCCGAAGTGTGGATCGGCAATGCGGCCCAGCGCACGGACAGCGCTCGCCGGGCGATGCGAAGTTAGCCACAGGGGAGCGGTGGGCGGTTAGGAAGTCACCATGCGATCTGTGAAAATGGGGGAATGAGCACCCAGTCTCCGACGCCTCAATCCCGCCCGTCCAACAATGGGAACCATGCCGCGCACAACCACAGCTCGCAGGGACAAAGCCTGGAGCAGGCCCTGCAGCAGGCCGGTTTCTACCCGCGGTTGGTGGCCGACGTCGTCGATGACGCCCTGGATGGCCGCGAGTGCTTGTCACACCTGGTCCACCTCGAGACGCACTTCGACCGCGCGGAGGTCCGGCGCCACATCACCGTGCTGGTCCTGACGGAGGACATGCTGGTGATCACCCATGTCGATGACCAGCAGTTGGACGAGGCAGGCGAGCAGATCGTTGCCCAGATCTCCACGGAGTCAGTGCCCGTTGCCCAGATCCGCTCGGTGGTCCTCAGCTACATGTACTCGCAGCCGCAGAACTACAAGTCCTCCGATCCCGTCCGGGAGCTGACCGTATCCATCGCGTGGTCGGGTGGGCAGCGGCTCGACATGGGGCCGGCAAGCTGCGGGGATCCCCAATGCGAGGCCGATCACGGCTACACCGGGACCATCGCCCAGGAAGATATTGTGCTGCGCATCAGTGCCGAAGCTGACGGACTGCAGGCTGTCCAGGACGCCAAACTCTTTGCCCGCGCCCTGCGCGCAGTCAACACGGGAAACCCTGCCCCGGTCCAGCACTCCAGCATTCCGGCCCCCAGGCCTCGTTCGGGCGTTTTCAGCAACCGCCTGAGCCGCGGACACCAGCGTTGAGCGACACCGCGCAGACCCCTGCGTCGACGACGACAGCTGAGCTTCCGGCACCACCGCTTTTCGGGACGAAATCGATCGCTGAGGTTTTGACGAGTTCCGCGGCCGCCCTTGGCGTCCCCGGTTTTACCAACCAGCTCCAACTGCCGCCCACCCAGCGTGTCTGCGTTGTCCTCGCCGACGGGCTGGGACGGAACCTGCTCAAGCAGAAGGCTTCCCATACGCCGTTCCTGCGCTCGGTTGTTGCCGCAGGCCAAGGGAACGTTCCGGCGTGGCTGGATTCGGCCTTTCCCAGCACCACGGCGGCTTCCCTGGCAAGCCTTGGCACAGGACTGCCCGCCGGGCACCACGGAATGGTCGGCTATGACGTGCTGGACCCTGCCCAGGACAAGGTGGTCAACCTCCTGGGCAACTGGGACGCCCAGGTGGATCCGGCGACGTGGCAGCCCCATCCAACGGTCTTTGAACGCGTAGCCCAGGAGCTGGACGTTGTCACCGTGAGCCTGCCCCAGTTCGGCAACTCGCCCATGACCCAGGCAGCGCTCCGGGGGAGCCGCTTCGTCGGCGGGACGTCCCTGCACGCCCGCACAGCTGCCGCGGCCGAAGCCATGTCCGGCGGTGGCCGGTCGCTGATGTACTTCTACGCCAACGAATTGGACAAGGCCGGTCACCGCTACGGATGCCAGTCCGACCGCTGGGAGCACCAGATCGAGGAGCTCGACTCCACGGTGAAGCGGCTCTCCGCGACACTTCCCGCGGGCACCACCATCCTGTTGACCGGCGACCACGGCATGCTGGACGTCCCGGAATCCCAACGGATCGACTACTCGGCCGATGAGTCGTTGGTGGCCGGTGTCCGGCACACCGCGGGGGAACCCCGCATGGTGCACCTTTACCTGGAGCCTGATGCCACTGACGCCCACCGCACTTCGCTGGTGGATGCCTGGAGACGGCGCTTTGGCGAGAGGATCTGGGTCTTCACGCGCGAACAGGCCGTGGCAGCCGGGCTGTTCGGCGACGTTCTTCCTTCGGTTGCTCCAAGGATCGGCGATGTCATGATTGCGGCCCGGGACACCCTGGCCCTCTACGACACCCGCCGAGTGCGTCCGTCCTCATTGGAGGTCGTGGGACAGCACGGTTCATTGACCCGGGCTGAGCGCGAAGTACCGCTTGTGTGCTTCAGTGCAGCCGGCAGGAAAGGCAAACGTGGCTGAACTGGTCTTTTTCTCCGGGACCATGGACTGCGGAAAGTCCACGCTGGCGCTCCAAATGGACCACAACCACCGTGCCCGGGGACGGGGCGGTGTCCGCTTCAGCCGAAATGACCGTGCCGGCGATTCCATGATTTCGAGCCGGCTGGGCCTGACAACCGACGCCGTGGAAGTGGAAGACGCAACCGATTTCTGGGACGAGGTCGTGATCCGCCGGACCAGCGGACTCCGGGTGGACTACCTGATTTGTGACGAGGCCCAGTTCTATTCCCCGGGCCAGGTCGAACAGCTGGCACGCGTGGTGGACGAGATGGACGTGGATGTCTTCGCTTTTGGGATCACGTCCGATTTCCGCACGCGCTTGTTCCCGGGTTCACAGCGGCTCATCGAACTGGCCGACAGGGTCCAGGTCCTGCAGGTCGAGGCCCTGTGCTGGTGCGGCCGAAGGGCAACCCAGAACGCCCGGACGCTCAACGGCATCATGGTGGTGGAAGGCGAACAGGTCATGGTGGGCGATGTGGCTCCCACCTCAGGAGACAACGAAGGCCGATCCGATGCGGGTGTCGTCGGCTATGAAACCTTGTGCCGCCGTCACTACATGCGGAGGGTCACCGCCCACGGCGCCAACCTGATGGCCGGCGCCGATCAGCCTTTGCCCTTCGACATCGATGCGTGCCTTTGGCCTGGAGCGGGACAACCGGGCACCCAGGCTTAGCCCGGTACCAGGGTCAGTCTCCGCGCGCTCCGAAGACGATCTCATCCCAGCTCGGGATGCTGGACCTCTTGGGGCGTGTCGGTTGGCGTTCCGCCGGTGTTTCGACGTGTTGCCGGGTGTCCGGTTCGCTGGCCTCTTCCGCAGGCGCTTCGTCTGCGGCTGCAGCATCCCCTATGACGTCCTCAGTGTGGCCGCCGTGGTCGTTTACAGGCGCTTCTGCTGCCGGGCCGCCGCCCAGCAG
Proteins encoded:
- a CDS encoding DUF5998 family protein; amino-acid sequence: MSTQSPTPQSRPSNNGNHAAHNHSSQGQSLEQALQQAGFYPRLVADVVDDALDGRECLSHLVHLETHFDRAEVRRHITVLVLTEDMLVITHVDDQQLDEAGEQIVAQISTESVPVAQIRSVVLSYMYSQPQNYKSSDPVRELTVSIAWSGGQRLDMGPASCGDPQCEADHGYTGTIAQEDIVLRISAEADGLQAVQDAKLFARALRAVNTGNPAPVQHSSIPAPRPRSGVFSNRLSRGHQR
- a CDS encoding thymidine kinase; the encoded protein is MAELVFFSGTMDCGKSTLALQMDHNHRARGRGGVRFSRNDRAGDSMISSRLGLTTDAVEVEDATDFWDEVVIRRTSGLRVDYLICDEAQFYSPGQVEQLARVVDEMDVDVFAFGITSDFRTRLFPGSQRLIELADRVQVLQVEALCWCGRRATQNARTLNGIMVVEGEQVMVGDVAPTSGDNEGRSDAGVVGYETLCRRHYMRRVTAHGANLMAGADQPLPFDIDACLWPGAGQPGTQA
- a CDS encoding bifunctional GNAT family N-acetyltransferase/acetate--CoA ligase family protein: MVDQPGVGIYPEYWEADVVLRDGGTAHLRPIRPEDADALQAFHAGQSQASIYMRFFSFKPRLSGKEVRRFTEVDHINRVAFVITIGGEIMGIGRYDRLDDPSEAEVAFNISDAHQGRGIGSILLEHLAVAARENGIRRFTAEVLPDNRKMLMVFADAGYDLKRQFDDGVVSVEFNIDPTEKSRAVMESREHRAEARSVRDLLSPSSVAVIGASRNWGTVGYQLLEHIIEGGFKGPVYAVNPEAFELAGMISFSKLSEIPGPVQLAIIAVPYEEVPKVVDDCAAAGVKGIVVATAGFADDGERGLARQHELVRRARANGMRVIGPESLGILNTHPAVSLNASMAPTMPPRGSLGLFSQSAAVGVAVYAAASRRRLGLSSFLSAGNRADVSGNDVMQYWEDDADTSAVGLYLESIGNPRKFSRLARRLSRNKPVIVAKSDVTGLTLPPGHEVRTTQAPSAALDAMMRQAGVIRVDTIEQLMDIAQIAASQALPQGPGLAVYSNSVALAKVVADSAVPLGLDVTRLVTEVDLDAGMSLALPALRASLQESLADDSVHAVVAALLPARGLTVEALAGVLAECAAEAGKPVIAAFTGILDPSVQVEGMVGAAGKPPLPCYSNAGAAVAALAAIVRYAQWRDRDHGLFVEPEGCDLEGTRERLAAMLAGVTGEKIRKLDAGAAAALLAGYGIAVLPSIGFGSDEEAIEAAEAVGWPVVLKTTDPALRHRLDLGGVRLDIQDAQSLRQNIAQMRRALEPYGSPSLEIQAMAPVGQACTFRAMEDPLLGPVVSFGLAGDAVNLLDDWAHRVPPLSAADLHDVIRSPRASRKLFGYQGLPAVDVAALEDIAARLAKLKDDHPGIALVEFNPVLAGPAGATILGAEVWIGNAAQRTDSARRAMRS
- a CDS encoding alkaline phosphatase family protein, translated to MSDTAQTPASTTTAELPAPPLFGTKSIAEVLTSSAAALGVPGFTNQLQLPPTQRVCVVLADGLGRNLLKQKASHTPFLRSVVAAGQGNVPAWLDSAFPSTTAASLASLGTGLPAGHHGMVGYDVLDPAQDKVVNLLGNWDAQVDPATWQPHPTVFERVAQELDVVTVSLPQFGNSPMTQAALRGSRFVGGTSLHARTAAAAEAMSGGGRSLMYFYANELDKAGHRYGCQSDRWEHQIEELDSTVKRLSATLPAGTTILLTGDHGMLDVPESQRIDYSADESLVAGVRHTAGEPRMVHLYLEPDATDAHRTSLVDAWRRRFGERIWVFTREQAVAAGLFGDVLPSVAPRIGDVMIAARDTLALYDTRRVRPSSLEVVGQHGSLTRAEREVPLVCFSAAGRKGKRG